The Xiphias gladius isolate SHS-SW01 ecotype Sanya breed wild unplaced genomic scaffold, ASM1685928v1 HiC_scaffold_1475, whole genome shotgun sequence genome has a window encoding:
- the trim63a gene encoding E3 ubiquitin-protein ligase TRIM63a produces MDIQTGQVVRPVSAMESLEKQLSCPICLDMFTKPVVILPCQHNLCRGCANDLYESRNPYHFSGGTFRCPTCRFEVVLDRHGVYGLQRNLLVENIIDIYKQQQESRGGDSEDPPLKDKDTKEPKCKEHEDERINIYCVTCQTPTCSMCKVFGQHKDCEVSPLHAVYQSQKGELRAAVELLAAGNSCVQAVMSQMEDACKLVQDNGELQRRRLGESFDLLYAIMEERKGQLLEHISREEQDKLSTLRALAEQYKQQLQLSNQLQEKLQQSMQGCSVAEFLLTAKQLQEEAQQAAGGAQLQRPEPGYESMEHLSLDTQEVEALLAHMDFREDDGEEDQE; encoded by the coding sequence atggaCATCCAGACGGGTCAGGTGGTGCGTCCGGTCAGCGCCATGGAGAGTCTGGAGAAGCAGCTGAGCTGCCCCATCTGCCTGGACATGTTCACCAAGCCCGTGGTCATCCTGCCCTGCCAGCACAACCTGTGCCGCGGCTGTGCCAACGACCTCTACGAGTCCAGGAACCCCTACCACTTCTCAGGGGGGACCTTCCGCTGCCCCACCTGCCGCTTCGAGGTGGTCCTGGACCGGCACGGCGTGTACGGGCTGCAGAGGAACCTGCTGGTCGAGAACATCATCGACATCTACAAGCAGCAACAGGAGAGCCGGGGGGGCGACAGCGAGGACCCACCCCTGAAGGACAAGGACACCAAGGAGCCCAAGTGCAAGGAGCACGAGGACGAACGCATCAACATCTACTGCGTTACCTGCCAGACACCCACCTGCTCCATGTGCAAGGTGTTCGGTCAGCACAAAGACTGCGAGGTGTCCCCGCTGCACGCCGTCTACCAGAGCCAGAAGGGCGAGCTGCGAGCTGCCGTGGAGCTGCTGGCCGCGGGAAACAGCTGCGTCCAAGCAGTCATGTCTCAGATGGAGGACGCCTGCAAGCTGGTCCAGGACAACggggagctgcagaggaggaggctgggcGAGAGCTTCGACCTGCTGTACGCCAtcatggaggagaggaagggtcAGCTGCTGGAGCACATCAGCCGCGAGGAGCAGGACAAGCTGTCCACCCTCAGAGCGCTGGCCGAGCAGtacaagcagcagctgcagctcagcaaccagctgcaggagaagctgcagcagagcaTGCAGGGCTGCAGCGTGGCGGAGTTCCTCCTCACCGCCAaacagctgcaggaggaggccCAGCAGGCGGCCGGGGGAGCCCAGCTGCAGAGGCCCGAGCCCGGCTACGAGAGCATGGAGCACCTGAGCCTGGACACGCAGGAGGTGGAGGCCCTGCTCGCTCACATGGACTTCAGAGAGGATGACGGGGAGGAAGACCAGGAGTAA